The Henckelia pumila isolate YLH828 chromosome 2, ASM3356847v2, whole genome shotgun sequence genome includes a window with the following:
- the LOC140878362 gene encoding protein FAR1-RELATED SEQUENCE 5-like — protein sequence MEEESGDDQSYIPQVRDDRKPNTGMKFESLEDAYSFYNQYARESGFSARISNSKRSKKTSEVIWKKFVCFKEGQTDEVRWSKETNSDKPRQNRARRDIRSGCKARISVVKEQTGTGWVISNFVENHSHPLATPSKVHLLRSHRSVSVSKKALSQQFAEANIPTCQQMRLFEIEYGGPDNVGCTERDLRNYQRS from the coding sequence ATGGAAGAAGAAAGTGGGGATGATCAGTCATACATCCCTCAAGTTAGAGACGATCGAAAGCCAAATACTGGAATGAAATTCGAATCATTGGAGGATGCATATTCGTTCTATAATCAATACGCACGGGAATCTGGATTTAGTGCGAGAATTAGCAATAGCAAGAGAAGTAAGAAGACGAGTGAAGTTATTTggaaaaaatttgtatgctttaAAGAAGGGCAGACAGATGAAGTTCGATGGAGTAAAGAGACAAATAGTGATAAACCAAGACAAAACAGAGCTCGTCGAGACATTCGATCTGGATGTAAGGCAAGGATTTCAGTTGTGAAAGAACAAACTGGTACGGGATGGGTTATCAGTAATTTCGTAGAAAACCATAGCCATCCACTTGCTACTCCTTCAAAAGTCCATTTGTTGCGTTCACATCGCAGTGTTTCTGTATCAAAGAAAGCACTAAGTCAACAATTTGCAGAAGCCAATATCCCAACTTGTCAACAAATGAGATTATTTGAGATAGAATATGGAGGGCCAGATAACGTAGGTTGTACAGAAAGAGATTTGAGAAACTATCAGAGAAGTTAA